A window of Corallococcus macrosporus DSM 14697 contains these coding sequences:
- a CDS encoding phosphotransferase family protein: protein MSPTATIDPAGAVRTGEELNLPAVDAWLKAQVPTLEGSPEVTQYAGGASNWTYRLKYPNRDLILRRPPAGTKAKSAHDMAREFTVQQALKPAYPVVPTMVGLCQDPAVLGSDFYVMERIEGLIPRKHLPRGLALDAKQTRELCLNVVDKLVELHAVDPAAVGLTPLGKGPGYPTRQVEGWSARYEKARTWNVASFSAVRDWLKANTPADLATCVIHNDWRFDNVVLAPEEPTRVIGVLDWEMATLGDPLMDLGSALAYWVHADDDFVMRSTRRQPTHLPGMLRREEVVEYYLDRTKLKPANWTFYEVFGLFRLAVIAQQIYYRYHHKQTRNPAFKNFWVLVNYLGWRCHRLIRKGAR from the coding sequence ATGTCACCGACCGCGACCATCGACCCCGCTGGCGCCGTGCGCACGGGCGAGGAGCTGAACCTCCCCGCCGTGGACGCCTGGCTCAAGGCCCAGGTCCCCACGCTGGAGGGCTCGCCGGAGGTCACGCAGTACGCGGGCGGCGCCTCCAACTGGACGTACCGGCTGAAGTACCCCAACCGGGACCTCATCCTGCGCCGGCCTCCCGCGGGGACGAAGGCGAAGTCCGCGCACGACATGGCCCGTGAGTTCACGGTGCAGCAGGCGCTGAAGCCGGCCTACCCCGTGGTCCCCACCATGGTGGGCCTGTGCCAGGACCCGGCCGTGCTGGGCTCCGACTTCTACGTCATGGAGCGCATCGAGGGGCTCATCCCGCGCAAGCACCTCCCCCGGGGCCTGGCGCTGGACGCGAAGCAGACGCGCGAGCTGTGCCTCAACGTCGTCGACAAGCTGGTGGAGCTGCACGCCGTGGACCCGGCGGCGGTGGGCCTGACGCCGCTGGGCAAGGGGCCGGGCTATCCCACGCGGCAGGTGGAGGGCTGGTCGGCGCGCTACGAGAAGGCGCGGACGTGGAACGTCGCCAGCTTCAGCGCCGTGCGGGACTGGCTCAAGGCGAACACGCCCGCGGACCTCGCCACCTGCGTCATCCACAACGACTGGCGCTTCGACAACGTGGTGCTCGCGCCGGAGGAGCCCACGCGCGTCATCGGCGTGCTGGACTGGGAGATGGCCACCCTGGGCGACCCGCTGATGGACCTGGGCAGCGCGCTGGCCTACTGGGTCCACGCCGATGACGACTTCGTGATGCGCTCCACGCGGCGCCAGCCCACGCACCTGCCCGGCATGCTCCGGCGTGAGGAGGTCGTGGAGTACTACCTGGACCGGACGAAGCTGAAGCCCGCCAACTGGACCTTCTACGAGGTGTTCGGCCTCTTCCGGCTCGCCGTCATCGCGCAGCAGATTTATTACCGGTACCACCACAAGCAGACGCGCAACCCCGCGTTCAAGAACTTCTGGGTGCTGGTCAACTACCTCGGCTGGCGCTGCCACCGGCTCATCCGCAAGGGGGCCCGCTGA
- a CDS encoding histidine phosphatase family protein — protein sequence MGVVYLVRHGQASFGAANYDQLSETGRVQARVLGEVLRERLPRVDTVVTGTLARHRQTAEACLAALGCDTASVQTAGFNEFDHEEVVARHTPRYADPEVLRAELLQTESPRRAYQALFTDAVARWVAGQHDAEYTEPWSAFRQRCLRAFDALIQEMGASKNALVFTSGGTITAICQELLRIPDEHAFRLNLTLANCGLSKVIYSARGRYLSTLNEHSHFEGARRELLTYR from the coding sequence ATGGGCGTGGTGTACCTCGTCCGGCACGGACAGGCGTCTTTCGGCGCGGCGAACTACGACCAGCTCTCGGAGACGGGGCGGGTGCAGGCCCGGGTGCTGGGTGAAGTCCTCCGCGAGCGGCTGCCTCGCGTGGACACCGTCGTCACCGGCACCCTGGCGCGGCACCGGCAGACGGCGGAGGCGTGCCTCGCCGCGCTCGGCTGCGACACCGCCTCCGTGCAGACCGCGGGCTTCAACGAGTTCGACCACGAGGAGGTCGTCGCCCGGCACACGCCGCGCTACGCGGACCCGGAGGTGCTCCGGGCGGAGCTGCTCCAGACGGAGTCGCCCCGGCGCGCCTACCAGGCGCTCTTCACCGACGCCGTGGCCCGCTGGGTGGCCGGCCAGCACGACGCCGAGTACACCGAGCCCTGGTCCGCCTTCCGCCAGCGCTGCCTCCGCGCCTTCGACGCCCTCATCCAGGAGATGGGCGCCTCGAAGAACGCGCTCGTCTTCACCTCTGGCGGCACCATCACCGCCATCTGCCAGGAGCTGCTGCGCATCCCGGACGAGCACGCCTTCCGGCTCAACCTGACGCTGGCGAACTGCGGCCTCTCCAAGGTCATCTACAGCGCGCGGGGCCGCTACCTGTCCACGCTCAATGAGCACAGCCACTTCGAGGGCGCAAGGCGCGAGCTGCTCACCTACCGCTGA
- a CDS encoding methylated-DNA--[protein]-cysteine S-methyltransferase, which translates to MASSDYARIEQAILYLDTHAQEQPSLEDAAAHVGLSAFHFQRLFSQWAGISPKRFVQVHTLCSARRLLAERRSVLETSLEVGLSGSGRLHELFVTLTAMTPGEYKLGGEGLTVRYGVHASPFGECLLAVCERGICGLHFLSGTAAEDALAALRGEWPRATFVASAEDTAPWMERIFQPRPPGAAAPSLSVLVRGTPFQVQVWQALLRVPSGEVTTYEDLARAIGKPKAMRAVGSAVGDNPVGLLIPCHRVLRKTGIFGEYRWGASRKRAMLAWEDLRYAGADDELVAHVGRGGEDLSLAGAQR; encoded by the coding sequence ATGGCATCCAGCGACTACGCACGTATCGAACAAGCCATCCTCTATCTCGACACGCATGCCCAGGAGCAGCCGTCGCTGGAGGACGCCGCCGCGCATGTGGGCTTGAGCGCCTTCCACTTCCAGCGGCTGTTCTCCCAGTGGGCGGGCATCAGCCCCAAGCGCTTCGTGCAGGTGCACACCCTCTGCTCGGCCCGGCGCCTGCTGGCCGAGCGTCGCAGCGTGCTGGAGACGTCGCTGGAGGTGGGGCTGTCGGGCAGCGGCCGGCTGCACGAGCTCTTCGTCACCCTCACGGCGATGACGCCCGGCGAGTACAAGCTGGGCGGTGAAGGGCTCACCGTGCGCTACGGCGTCCACGCGTCGCCCTTCGGCGAGTGCCTCCTCGCCGTGTGCGAGCGCGGCATCTGCGGCCTGCACTTCCTCTCGGGGACGGCGGCGGAGGACGCGCTGGCCGCGCTGCGCGGCGAGTGGCCTCGGGCCACGTTCGTGGCGTCCGCCGAGGACACGGCGCCGTGGATGGAGCGCATCTTCCAGCCGAGGCCCCCTGGCGCGGCGGCCCCTTCGTTGTCGGTGCTGGTGCGGGGCACGCCCTTCCAGGTGCAGGTGTGGCAGGCGCTGCTGCGCGTGCCTTCGGGCGAGGTGACGACGTACGAGGACCTGGCGCGCGCCATCGGCAAGCCGAAGGCGATGCGCGCGGTGGGCTCGGCGGTGGGGGACAACCCCGTGGGGCTCCTGATTCCCTGTCACCGCGTGCTGCGCAAGACGGGCATCTTCGGTGAGTACCGCTGGGGCGCCTCGCGCAAGCGGGCGATGCTGGCGTGGGAAGACTTGCGGTACGCCGGCGCGGACGACGAGCTCGTGGCCCACGTGGGACGCGGCGGCGAGGACCTGTCGCTCGCCGGGGCTCAGCGGTAG
- a CDS encoding nuclear transport factor 2 family protein, translating to MLTEEDIQAAEAALRQAMLSSDVDTLDALLSDDLLFINHAGQLFDKEADLAPHRSGALRLTRLDFTEQQMRYLSAGAVVVVRASVSGEFQGARFEGDFRYTRVWQLVDDAPQVITAHCTALG from the coding sequence ATGTTGACGGAGGAAGACATCCAGGCCGCGGAGGCCGCCTTGAGGCAGGCCATGCTGTCGAGCGACGTCGACACGCTCGACGCGCTGCTCTCCGACGACCTCCTCTTCATCAACCACGCGGGCCAGCTCTTCGACAAGGAAGCCGACCTCGCGCCACACCGCTCGGGCGCGCTGCGGCTCACCCGGTTGGACTTCACCGAGCAGCAGATGCGCTACCTCTCCGCCGGCGCCGTGGTCGTCGTGCGCGCCTCGGTATCCGGCGAGTTCCAGGGAGCCCGCTTCGAAGGAGACTTCCGCTACACCCGCGTGTGGCAGCTCGTGGATGACGCCCCGCAGGTCATCACCGCGCACTGCACGGCGCTGGGCTGA
- a CDS encoding alpha/beta fold hydrolase, with protein sequence MSTTPHHTSAPRLFDVALPDLTLEAGARVTNHLVRGWWWGPEDDVPWLQSRASVLSEDDAQASPPRVVRRGVAEWQALAAQARQRAPARAPPAVPTVLLVHALTGDMRAGGKGGWWEPLIGPRRALDPSRMRLLCFNNLGSCYGTSGPADEGFPMRTDDARFGAPPPAAKGDLRLDEERLPATVTPWDQARSILLAMDALGLDEVELVTGGSLGGMVVLCLAALAPERFARLSPIATTESATAWVVGLNHVARQALLMAPGFPEAPRRGLELARQLAMLTYRAEPGLEALQGRPEAWSSRALHPMHSYLEYQGQKLEARFDARAYLAQLGAMDHHDLSRFPGGGLARIRASALCVGIDTDQLFFPSHMAALARRLRERGVHAEHATLSSLHGHDGFLLEWDALAVLLGRALALPTDRGLAHAFPRWPEASARAALSPPSGTKA encoded by the coding sequence ATGAGCACGACACCGCACCACACGTCCGCCCCGCGCCTCTTCGACGTGGCCCTGCCCGACCTCACGCTGGAGGCGGGCGCCCGCGTCACGAACCACCTCGTCCGAGGCTGGTGGTGGGGCCCCGAGGACGACGTGCCCTGGCTCCAGTCCCGCGCGAGCGTCCTGTCCGAGGACGACGCCCAGGCGAGCCCACCGCGCGTCGTGCGCCGCGGCGTGGCCGAGTGGCAGGCGCTGGCGGCCCAAGCCCGCCAACGGGCCCCCGCGCGCGCGCCTCCGGCCGTGCCCACGGTGCTGCTGGTCCACGCGCTCACCGGCGACATGCGCGCGGGTGGCAAGGGCGGCTGGTGGGAGCCGCTCATCGGCCCGCGGCGCGCGCTGGACCCGTCCCGCATGCGGCTGCTCTGCTTCAACAACCTGGGCTCCTGCTATGGCACCTCGGGCCCGGCCGACGAGGGCTTCCCCATGCGGACGGACGACGCGCGCTTCGGCGCGCCACCGCCGGCGGCCAAGGGCGACCTGCGCCTGGACGAGGAGCGCCTGCCAGCCACCGTCACCCCGTGGGACCAGGCGCGGAGCATCCTGCTGGCCATGGACGCGCTGGGTCTGGACGAGGTGGAGCTCGTCACCGGCGGCTCGCTGGGCGGCATGGTGGTGCTCTGCCTCGCGGCGCTCGCGCCGGAGCGCTTCGCGCGCCTGTCCCCCATCGCCACGACGGAGTCCGCCACCGCGTGGGTGGTGGGCCTCAACCACGTGGCGCGGCAGGCGCTGCTGATGGCCCCGGGCTTCCCCGAGGCTCCCCGCCGCGGCCTGGAGCTGGCCCGGCAGCTCGCGATGCTCACCTACCGCGCGGAGCCCGGCCTGGAGGCGCTCCAGGGCCGCCCCGAGGCGTGGTCCTCCCGCGCGCTGCACCCCATGCACAGCTACCTGGAGTACCAGGGCCAGAAGCTGGAGGCCCGCTTCGACGCGCGCGCGTACCTGGCGCAGCTCGGCGCCATGGACCACCACGACTTGTCACGTTTCCCGGGGGGCGGCCTGGCCCGCATCCGCGCGAGCGCGCTGTGCGTGGGCATCGACACCGACCAGCTCTTCTTCCCCAGCCACATGGCGGCGCTGGCCCGGCGGCTGCGCGAGCGCGGCGTCCACGCCGAGCACGCCACGCTGTCCAGCCTCCACGGCCATGACGGCTTCCTGCTGGAGTGGGACGCCCTGGCCGTCCTGCTGGGGCGGGCGCTCGCCCTGCCCACGGACCGGGGACTGGCGCACGCCTTCCCGCGCTGGCCGGAGGCGTCCGCGCGCGCCGCCCTCAGCCCACCTTCCGGGACGAAGGCGTGA
- a CDS encoding potassium channel family protein encodes MKPSRRHFWANLRYLRALVRRFRTTLVLSAVLFLGAPVLFHWRFRGPGGERIDFGEALHHTYFLLYGEPSLPYVDDWLLELLNLVIPPAGIALVADGVVRFAYLFFARHKNDKEWIEVVSETMKGHVVVCGAGRVGYRVVTQLREMGKDVVVVEKREDAAFVSALRDELVPLLIDDTRSPLCLPRTNVKDASAIVCATDDDLANLNIALDARKLNPDIRVVIRLFDDDLSGKVRETFKAEALSSSSLAAPAMALAAMDPRIVHSFHLAKHLMVVSLFEAREGLPGLTISEVRDRFGCLALSLQRHGEERLHPAGDEVIRAGDVLSLQASYPEYRRMRAFTHEAEPPLWSHHEPVPVVTPSSRKVG; translated from the coding sequence ATGAAGCCGTCCCGCCGGCACTTCTGGGCCAATCTGCGCTACCTGCGGGCGCTGGTGCGGCGCTTCCGCACCACGCTGGTGCTCTCCGCGGTGCTGTTCCTGGGGGCGCCGGTGCTCTTCCACTGGCGCTTCCGGGGGCCGGGTGGCGAGCGCATCGACTTCGGCGAGGCGCTGCACCACACCTACTTCCTGCTCTACGGCGAGCCGTCGCTGCCCTACGTGGACGACTGGCTGTTGGAGCTGCTCAACCTGGTGATTCCGCCCGCGGGCATTGCCCTGGTGGCGGATGGTGTGGTGCGCTTCGCCTACCTCTTCTTCGCCCGTCACAAGAACGACAAGGAGTGGATTGAAGTGGTCTCCGAGACGATGAAGGGCCACGTCGTGGTGTGTGGCGCCGGGCGCGTGGGTTACCGCGTGGTGACGCAGCTCCGGGAGATGGGCAAGGACGTGGTGGTGGTGGAGAAGCGCGAGGACGCGGCCTTCGTGTCCGCGCTGCGTGACGAGCTGGTGCCGCTGCTCATCGACGACACGCGCAGCCCGCTGTGCCTTCCGCGCACCAACGTGAAGGACGCGTCCGCCATCGTCTGCGCCACGGATGACGACCTGGCCAACCTCAACATCGCCCTGGACGCGCGCAAGCTCAACCCGGACATCCGCGTGGTCATCCGCCTCTTCGACGATGACCTGAGCGGCAAGGTGCGGGAGACGTTCAAGGCGGAGGCGCTCTCCAGCTCGTCGCTGGCGGCCCCGGCCATGGCGCTGGCGGCCATGGACCCGCGCATCGTCCACTCCTTCCACCTGGCCAAGCACCTGATGGTCGTCTCGCTGTTCGAGGCGCGCGAGGGCCTGCCGGGCCTCACCATCTCCGAGGTGCGGGACAGGTTCGGCTGCCTGGCGCTGTCGCTCCAGCGCCATGGCGAGGAGCGGCTCCACCCGGCCGGTGACGAGGTCATCCGGGCCGGAGACGTGCTGTCGCTCCAGGCGTCCTATCCGGAGTACCGGCGGATGCGCGCCTTCACCCACGAGGCGGAGCCGCCGCTGTGGTCGCACCATGAGCCGGTGCCCGTGGTCACGCCTTCGTCCCGGAAGGTGGGCTGA
- the tatC gene encoding twin-arginine translocase subunit TatC — MSLAEHLTELRTRLMRCTIAVLVLGTVSLVFAKPIFGLLMQPVLDALPPENRALIYTSGIEELNVLMKVGVYCGIFLTTPVILMQIWGFVSPGLYPEERRFAAPFVAFGSIAFLVGAAFCYFAVLPSMFTFLLNEEETLALEQRLDTARLRADDALRFLRLGEAEEAGRIAKETSTTLRADGAGQAPAPEVAPAASVEMTGRLDGLGRLLDAASVGYGAQARGVLRQALEKRVDAVTAFEKKDFAAAAAAMDGSASLLAGIAPTRSEELAGLWRLEKELATAHAAHEAARWTRPMLSMHEQLSLVLLLILAFGVIFELPLVMALLGVVGVVKSSWLFKYQRHAFVVCLIAAAIITPTGDVVNLSLMAGPMLLCYELGVLLVWMVERRRAKNEAETGITPAS, encoded by the coding sequence ATGAGTCTGGCGGAGCACCTGACGGAGCTCCGCACGCGCCTCATGCGGTGCACCATCGCGGTGCTCGTCCTGGGGACGGTCTCGCTCGTCTTCGCCAAGCCGATCTTCGGCCTCTTGATGCAGCCGGTGCTGGACGCGCTGCCGCCGGAGAACCGCGCGCTCATCTACACGTCCGGCATCGAAGAGCTGAACGTCCTGATGAAGGTGGGCGTGTACTGCGGCATCTTCCTCACCACGCCCGTCATCCTGATGCAGATCTGGGGCTTCGTGTCGCCCGGCCTGTACCCGGAGGAGCGCCGCTTCGCCGCGCCCTTCGTGGCGTTCGGCTCCATCGCCTTCCTCGTGGGCGCCGCCTTCTGCTACTTCGCGGTGCTGCCCTCCATGTTCACCTTCCTCCTCAACGAGGAGGAGACGCTGGCGCTGGAGCAGCGCCTGGACACGGCCCGGCTGCGCGCGGATGACGCCCTGCGCTTCCTGCGCCTGGGCGAGGCGGAGGAGGCCGGCCGCATCGCCAAGGAGACGAGCACCACGCTGCGCGCCGACGGCGCGGGGCAGGCGCCCGCGCCGGAGGTCGCGCCCGCCGCCAGCGTGGAGATGACGGGGCGGCTGGACGGCCTGGGACGGCTGCTGGACGCGGCGTCAGTGGGCTACGGCGCGCAGGCTCGCGGCGTGCTGCGGCAGGCGCTGGAGAAGCGCGTGGATGCCGTGACGGCCTTCGAGAAGAAGGACTTCGCGGCGGCGGCGGCGGCCATGGATGGCTCGGCCAGCCTGCTGGCGGGCATCGCGCCCACGCGCTCGGAGGAGCTGGCGGGGCTGTGGCGGCTGGAGAAGGAGCTGGCCACGGCGCACGCGGCGCACGAGGCGGCGCGGTGGACGCGGCCCATGCTGTCCATGCACGAGCAGCTCTCGCTGGTGCTGCTGCTCATCCTCGCCTTCGGCGTCATCTTCGAGCTGCCGCTCGTCATGGCGCTGCTGGGCGTGGTGGGCGTGGTGAAGTCGTCCTGGCTCTTCAAGTACCAGCGCCACGCCTTCGTGGTGTGCCTCATCGCGGCGGCCATCATCACCCCCACCGGGGACGTGGTGAACCTGTCGCTGATGGCCGGCCCCATGCTGCTCTGCTACGAGCTGGGCGTGCTGCTGGTGTGGATGGTGGAGCGGCGGCGCGCGAAGAACGAAGCGGAGACGGGCATCACCCCGGCGTCGTAG
- a CDS encoding Sec-independent protein translocase subunit TatA/TatB → MFNIGAGEMVFILVAALLILGPQRLPELARGIGKFLREFRRQTDEVRNVVEREFYAMDQEIGEPPSAPVRPGTRFAPQPPSSLGAPDAPATDGAAPPSDAGSPPDAASPPDAGSPSSSTQVLELDAQGPREVSAADAASPEPAAEAAAEVPPEPAAPSATTPTLSPLPGTVARNAPKRS, encoded by the coding sequence ATGTTCAACATCGGCGCAGGCGAAATGGTGTTCATCCTGGTGGCCGCGCTGCTCATTCTCGGGCCGCAGCGGTTGCCGGAGCTGGCGCGCGGCATCGGCAAGTTCCTGCGTGAGTTCCGCCGCCAGACGGATGAGGTCCGCAACGTCGTGGAGCGCGAGTTCTACGCCATGGACCAGGAAATCGGTGAGCCTCCTTCCGCGCCTGTCCGGCCGGGGACGCGCTTCGCGCCCCAGCCGCCGTCGTCGCTGGGGGCGCCGGACGCTCCCGCCACGGACGGCGCGGCGCCGCCCTCGGACGCGGGCTCGCCGCCGGACGCGGCCTCGCCCCCGGACGCGGGCTCGCCTTCGTCCTCCACGCAGGTGCTGGAGCTGGACGCGCAGGGGCCTCGCGAGGTGTCCGCCGCGGACGCGGCGTCCCCGGAGCCGGCCGCGGAGGCCGCCGCCGAGGTGCCCCCGGAGCCTGCTGCTCCCTCCGCCACCACGCCCACGTTGTCACCCCTCCCGGGGACGGTGGCGCGCAACGCCCCGAAACGGAGCTGA
- a CDS encoding MFS transporter codes for MPNQRQVSERAVVLLIGAVQFVNILDFVMVMPLGPDFAKGLGIASSHIGTIGGAYTAAASVAGLLGGYFLDRFDRRQALAVSMLGLVVATAAGGLATGLPTLLLARVVAGIFGGPATSLALSIVADLIPVQRRGRALGAVMIAFSVASVAGVPLALKLAEQGGWRLPFFVVAAIGLVVVLGAIFYLPPVRGHLAAGAGPRPQVGMLELLGRRDIQVSYVMTAVVMMAGFILIPNLSAYLQQNVGYPRELLWLPYFVGGLASFVTLRVAGPMVDRYGPFRVGTVGSLLVLASTYVGFLALPRWMPIPVIFSCFMVAMGVRNVAYHTLTSRVPDSAERARFMSLQSTVQHMATAVGAFLSARLLVDLPDGTLGGISRMAGVSMALTLLLPAMLWMVERRVQRAEQARALAVAPSAGGPGPLSPEAEPHA; via the coding sequence ATGCCGAACCAACGACAGGTCTCCGAGCGCGCCGTGGTGCTCCTCATTGGCGCGGTCCAGTTCGTCAACATCCTGGACTTCGTGATGGTGATGCCGCTGGGGCCCGACTTCGCGAAGGGGCTGGGCATCGCGTCGTCGCATATCGGCACCATTGGCGGCGCGTACACGGCGGCCGCCAGCGTGGCGGGGCTTTTGGGCGGCTACTTCCTGGACCGCTTCGACCGGCGCCAGGCGCTGGCGGTGTCCATGCTGGGCCTGGTGGTGGCCACCGCGGCGGGCGGCCTGGCCACCGGGCTGCCCACGCTGCTGCTGGCGCGCGTGGTGGCGGGCATCTTCGGCGGGCCGGCCACCTCGCTGGCGCTGTCCATCGTCGCGGACCTCATCCCCGTGCAGCGGCGGGGGCGGGCGCTGGGGGCGGTGATGATCGCCTTCTCCGTGGCGTCGGTGGCGGGGGTGCCCCTGGCGCTGAAGCTGGCCGAGCAAGGCGGCTGGCGGCTGCCCTTCTTCGTGGTGGCGGCCATCGGGCTGGTGGTGGTGCTGGGCGCCATCTTCTACCTGCCGCCCGTGCGCGGGCACCTGGCGGCGGGCGCCGGGCCGCGGCCCCAGGTGGGCATGCTGGAGCTGCTGGGCCGCCGCGACATCCAGGTGTCCTACGTGATGACGGCGGTGGTGATGATGGCGGGCTTCATCCTCATCCCCAACCTCTCCGCCTACCTGCAGCAGAACGTGGGCTACCCGCGGGAGCTGCTCTGGCTGCCGTACTTCGTGGGAGGCCTCGCCAGCTTCGTCACCCTGCGGGTGGCGGGGCCCATGGTGGACCGGTATGGCCCCTTCCGGGTGGGGACGGTGGGCTCGCTCCTGGTGCTGGCGTCCACCTACGTGGGGTTCCTGGCGCTGCCCCGGTGGATGCCCATCCCCGTCATCTTCTCGTGCTTCATGGTGGCCATGGGGGTGCGCAACGTCGCGTACCACACCCTGACGTCCCGGGTGCCGGACAGCGCGGAGCGGGCGCGCTTCATGTCGCTCCAGTCCACCGTCCAGCACATGGCCACCGCGGTGGGGGCCTTCCTCAGCGCCCGGCTGCTGGTGGACCTGCCGGATGGCACCCTGGGCGGCATCTCGCGGATGGCCGGAGTGTCCATGGCGCTGACGCTGTTGCTCCCCGCCATGCTGTGGATGGTGGAGCGGCGGGTGCAGCGGGCGGAGCAGGCACGGGCCCTGGCGGTGGCTCCCTCGGCAGGAGGCCCAGGTCCGCTCTCGCCGGAGGCGGAGCCTCACGCGTAG
- a CDS encoding HAMP domain-containing methyl-accepting chemotaxis protein: protein MALRFKKPGLRRLLLGSFALVLALILGTLFFVVPSRVEAHLEQRLQTRGEARARQAVSMLTAQPAAALPDSLERLRDGDDDFKVLAVLSSGGQVLATHPAQPPAWFLAELKAREGRGLDGFRFTNGDRAVARPVTLSGGVAGQALVVLDHTGLDAVVTELQRLVLLAFGMGLGLFLLVAFFISRAFILVPLDAMMGMARRLAEADLTGRVDVGTQDELGQLAEALNRIAQSWRDTLGRVRGVSDVVAGVVEQIHRTGTTVSSGAGTVQARVEETSSSMVEMMASLRGIAENVEVLYQSAEESSSSIMEMAATNDEVAENVQAMAASVEETTSAIEQMTFSIKEVATNIQELSASTEETSSAISEMDAAIGQVEANAKETARLSEQVFEDAQTGVESLRKTLTGIDRIKDTSRSAASVIDSLGRRISEIGNILNVIDDVAEQTNLLALNAAIIAAQAGEHGKGFAVVAEEIKDLAERTGASTKEIAELIRSIQEESRNAVVVMNQGVRSVEEGVQLGREAEGALRKINDSTQKSTQMVKAIARATVEQARGSKQVTASIHRISETVQQISKASNEQARGGEQIMKSAEKMKTLTAHVQRSSQEQAHGSKQITRSIESINEMVTHLNRAQKEQTKGSEQVLKAVETIKGVSEHQTRSVKQLEEAIDNLQRQAEILRAEVRRFRV, encoded by the coding sequence TTGGCTCTCCGGTTCAAGAAACCCGGCCTGCGCCGGCTGCTGCTCGGCTCCTTCGCGCTCGTCCTCGCCCTCATCCTGGGGACGCTCTTCTTCGTCGTCCCCTCGCGCGTGGAGGCCCACCTGGAGCAGCGCCTGCAGACGCGGGGCGAGGCCCGCGCCCGTCAGGCCGTCAGCATGCTCACGGCCCAGCCCGCCGCGGCCCTGCCCGACAGCCTGGAGCGGCTGCGCGACGGGGACGACGACTTCAAGGTGCTGGCCGTGCTCTCCAGCGGGGGGCAGGTGCTGGCCACCCACCCGGCCCAGCCGCCCGCGTGGTTCCTGGCGGAGCTGAAGGCCCGGGAGGGCCGGGGGCTGGACGGCTTCCGCTTCACCAACGGCGACCGCGCCGTGGCGCGGCCGGTGACGCTGTCGGGCGGCGTGGCGGGGCAGGCCCTGGTGGTGCTGGACCACACCGGGCTGGACGCGGTCGTCACCGAGCTGCAGCGCCTGGTGCTGCTGGCGTTCGGCATGGGCCTGGGGCTCTTCCTGCTGGTGGCCTTCTTCATCTCCCGCGCCTTCATCCTCGTCCCGCTGGACGCGATGATGGGCATGGCCCGGCGGCTGGCGGAGGCGGACCTCACCGGACGCGTGGACGTGGGCACCCAGGACGAGCTGGGCCAATTGGCCGAGGCGCTCAACCGCATCGCCCAGAGCTGGCGGGACACGCTGGGCCGGGTGCGCGGCGTGTCGGACGTGGTGGCGGGCGTGGTGGAGCAGATCCACCGCACCGGCACCACGGTGTCGTCCGGCGCGGGCACGGTGCAGGCGCGCGTGGAGGAGACGTCCTCCTCCATGGTGGAGATGATGGCCTCGCTGCGCGGCATCGCGGAGAACGTGGAGGTCCTCTACCAGAGCGCCGAGGAGAGCAGCTCCTCCATCATGGAGATGGCCGCCACCAACGACGAGGTGGCGGAGAACGTCCAGGCCATGGCGGCCAGCGTGGAGGAGACCACCAGCGCCATCGAGCAGATGACCTTCTCCATCAAGGAGGTGGCCACCAACATCCAGGAGCTGTCCGCCTCCACGGAGGAGACCTCGTCGGCCATCAGTGAGATGGACGCCGCCATTGGCCAGGTGGAGGCCAACGCGAAGGAGACGGCGCGCCTGTCCGAGCAGGTCTTCGAGGACGCGCAGACGGGCGTGGAGTCCCTGCGCAAGACGCTCACCGGCATCGACCGCATCAAGGACACCAGCCGCAGCGCGGCCAGCGTCATCGACAGCCTGGGGCGGCGCATCTCCGAGATTGGCAACATCCTCAACGTCATCGACGACGTGGCGGAGCAGACGAACCTGCTGGCGCTCAACGCGGCCATCATCGCCGCGCAGGCCGGGGAGCACGGCAAGGGCTTCGCGGTGGTGGCGGAGGAAATCAAGGACCTGGCCGAGCGCACCGGCGCGTCCACGAAGGAGATCGCCGAGCTCATCCGCAGCATCCAGGAGGAGAGCCGCAACGCCGTGGTGGTGATGAACCAGGGCGTGCGCAGCGTGGAGGAGGGCGTGCAGCTCGGCCGGGAGGCGGAAGGGGCGCTGCGCAAAATCAACGACAGCACCCAGAAGTCCACGCAGATGGTGAAGGCCATTGCCCGGGCCACCGTGGAGCAGGCGCGGGGCAGCAAGCAGGTGACGGCCTCCATCCACCGCATCAGCGAGACGGTGCAGCAGATTTCAAAGGCCTCCAACGAGCAGGCCCGCGGCGGCGAGCAGATCATGAAGAGCGCGGAGAAGATGAAGACGCTCACCGCCCACGTGCAGCGCAGCAGCCAGGAGCAGGCGCACGGCAGCAAGCAGATCACCCGCTCCATCGAGAGCATCAACGAGATGGTCACCCACCTGAACCGCGCCCAGAAGGAGCAGACCAAGGGCAGCGAGCAGGTGCTCAAGGCGGTGGAGACCATCAAGGGCGTGTCCGAGCACCAGACGCGCTCCGTGAAGCAGTTGGAGGAGGCCATCGACAACCTCCAGCGGCAGGCGGAGATCCTGCGTGCGGAGGTCCGCCGCTTCCGGGTGTAG